The Megalobrama amblycephala isolate DHTTF-2021 linkage group LG7, ASM1881202v1, whole genome shotgun sequence genome window below encodes:
- the gpm6ba gene encoding glycoprotein M6Ba isoform X3, protein MDGMKPESTAEENQDEREESKGCFECCIKCLGGVPYASLVATILCFSGVALFCGCGHVALTGTVTMVENHFSRITSDHATLVDVVQILQYIIYGIACFFFLYGIILLAEGFYTTSAVKEMHSEFKTTVCGRCISAMFVFLTYILGLGWLGIFGFSAVPVFLFYNMWTTCGAMKSPIANLTSVDNICVDVRQYGIIPWNATPGKACGSTLSDICNTSEFYLSYHLYIVACAGAGATVIALLIYVMATTYNFAVLKFKSYDYSHTTKF, encoded by the exons GCTGCTTTGAGTGTTGCATCAAGTGTCTGGGCGGTGTCCCCTATGCGTCTTTGGTGGCCACCATCTTGTGCTTTTCGGGTGTGGCTCTGTTCTGCGGCTGTGGGCATGTGGCACTTACGGGCACTGTGACCATGGTGGAAAACCACTTTTCTCGCATCACCTCCGACCATGCTACCCTCGTTGATGT GGTTCAGATTTTGCAGTACATCATCTATGGAATTGCCTGCTTCTTCTTCCTGTATGGCATCATCCTGCTGGCTGAGGGCTTCTACACCACCAGTGCTGTCAAAGAGATGCACAGCGAGTTCAAGACGACTGTGTGTGGACGCTGCATCAGTGCCATG tttgtgtTTCTCACCTACATTCTGGGATTGGGATGGCTAGGGATCTTTGGCTTCTCTGCGGTGCCTGTTTTCCTCTTTTATAACATGTGGACCACGTGTGGTGCCATGAAGTCTCCTATTGCCAATCTCACCTCTGTGGACAACATCTGTGTCGATGTGCGGCAGTATG GAATAATCCCATGGAACGCTACCCCTGGGAAAGCCTGTGGATCCACGCTAAGTGACATCTGCAATACTAGTGAG TTCTATCTGTCCTACCATCTATACATTGTTGCCTGTGCTGGAGCTGGTGCCACTGTGATTGCGCTG CTCATCTATGTGATGGCCACAACGTATAACTTTGCTGTGTTGAAGTTTAAGAGCTACGACTACAGTCACACCACTAAATTTTGA